The proteins below come from a single Chryseobacterium bernardetii genomic window:
- a CDS encoding AraC family transcriptional regulator has product MIEIKKYINQAGHPKPRRVIKYTLFWCNTGTAEILIDENIFLLKSGQTVTITSGQFHQLISVEGELTALEFTLDFFCKSDSDIELIFHNGLFCHFGMNEMITVQHPDFFTETLNLIEKEIREKPYQYLISTHSLVELLLVEINRSKIANGDEIWKPDALFLKFLESVRNHFSENHPVSYHADSLATTEAKLNEVSKLHTNKTAQNVIYSLIVSEAKRLLLYEKMSVKEIAYQLGFNDPFYFSNFFKKHTSLSPKDYQKSVKN; this is encoded by the coding sequence ATGATTGAAATAAAGAAATATATTAATCAGGCTGGGCATCCCAAGCCAAGGCGTGTGATAAAATATACATTATTCTGGTGTAATACCGGAACCGCTGAAATTCTGATTGACGAAAATATTTTCCTCCTGAAAAGCGGACAAACCGTTACCATTACTTCGGGGCAGTTTCATCAGCTGATCTCTGTGGAAGGTGAGCTTACAGCCCTTGAATTTACCCTGGATTTTTTCTGTAAAAGTGACAGTGATATTGAACTGATTTTTCACAACGGATTATTCTGCCACTTTGGAATGAATGAAATGATTACCGTTCAGCATCCTGATTTTTTTACCGAAACCCTCAACCTTATTGAAAAGGAAATTCGGGAAAAACCCTATCAGTATCTGATTTCTACCCATTCTCTCGTGGAATTATTACTGGTAGAAATTAACCGCAGTAAAATTGCCAATGGTGATGAAATTTGGAAGCCTGATGCTTTATTTTTAAAGTTCCTGGAAAGTGTCCGAAATCATTTTTCTGAGAATCATCCTGTATCTTATCATGCAGATTCTTTGGCAACCACTGAAGCTAAACTGAATGAAGTTTCTAAGCTTCATACCAATAAAACAGCTCAAAATGTTATCTACAGCCTTATTGTTTCTGAGGCGAAAAGATTATTGCTTTATGAAAAAATGAGTGTCAAGGAAATTGCTTACCAGCTTGGTTTTAATGATCCTTTTTACTTCTCAAACTTCTTTAAAAAACATACTTCGCTTTCCCCCAAAGACTATCAAAAGTCTGTGAAGAATTAG
- a CDS encoding DUF7674 family protein has translation MMKVKMQTINQKIAVEYLKFFYPPLRKEITQLSIQDNFAGIMQATVNYLKGLLKESKINIIAHHIKLMDGLYRNGNSYVRTMIENIFVRSFESFKKHAKIAHWKLLYQYMPVSFQIIYNEQQKQDQLYFGK, from the coding sequence ATGATGAAAGTAAAAATGCAAACTATTAATCAAAAAATAGCTGTTGAATACTTAAAATTTTTCTATCCGCCACTTCGCAAAGAGATCACACAATTATCTATCCAGGATAATTTTGCAGGCATTATGCAGGCAACCGTTAATTATCTTAAAGGTCTGCTGAAGGAATCGAAGATTAACATCATTGCCCATCATATCAAACTGATGGACGGGCTTTACAGAAACGGAAACTCCTATGTAAGAACAATGATTGAAAACATCTTTGTAAGATCTTTTGAAAGCTTTAAAAAACATGCTAAGATTGCCCATTGGAAACTTCTTTATCAGTATATGCCGGTAAGTTTCCAGATCATTTATAATGAGCAGCAAAAGCAGGATCAGCTGTATTTTGGTAAATAA
- a CDS encoding membrane lipoprotein lipid attachment site-containing protein encodes MKKIIGIIGLLMVLTGCNNSEHKAQKKDEPQKEQSLSRKNELSSKESETSQNSISKDEAVELAVKQFEAYLPNILKTYDDGVIDLQDPHVGDFTGDGIEDVAIYWNIAPKGGNALIGQGLSLYKNDGHTVKVIAGYEPDYLFAFDTIKNGKIIVEKLEYTEEDGRCCPSIKTKHALTIKGSKVY; translated from the coding sequence ATGAAAAAGATTATTGGCATAATAGGCCTTCTGATGGTATTGACAGGTTGTAACAATTCTGAACATAAAGCGCAGAAAAAAGATGAACCCCAAAAAGAACAGTCTTTGTCCCGGAAAAATGAACTAAGCTCAAAAGAATCGGAAACTTCCCAAAACAGCATTTCTAAAGATGAAGCTGTGGAACTTGCTGTAAAACAATTTGAAGCCTATTTACCTAATATCCTTAAAACCTATGATGACGGGGTAATTGATCTTCAAGATCCTCATGTTGGAGATTTTACCGGTGATGGAATAGAAGATGTAGCCATTTATTGGAATATTGCCCCTAAAGGTGGAAATGCCCTGATAGGACAGGGGCTGTCTTTGTACAAAAATGACGGACATACCGTAAAAGTGATTGCAGGGTATGAACCTGATTACCTTTTTGCTTTTGATACCATTAAAAATGGAAAGATCATTGTAGAAAAACTGGAATATACAGAAGAAGATGGCAGATGCTGTCCTTCCATAAAAACTAAGCATGCGCTTACTATCAAAGGAAGTAAAGTATATTAA
- a CDS encoding ankyrin repeat domain-containing protein: MKKFGISVIICLSSLLSAQNKQQIDAFYTAIRENNFPLVKKIVDQGFPIKTILPGETAPVLAAIWKKNMPMVEYMVDKGADITTNKNLVDAAIEYGSGEITFYLIKKGAYAKNALYTAIFYENFAIAKELYLNHQPQILNQEDPGKLLLLAVKNKDLEFIKKLPLKGKNPPLDFFDYDGYNALLLAVEKNDTEIAKYLLSQGADKKSRITFETDNGMVSGKTALQMAKANKNAELMKLLK, translated from the coding sequence ATGAAAAAGTTCGGAATATCCGTTATCATATGTTTATCTTCATTATTAAGTGCCCAAAACAAGCAGCAGATTGATGCTTTTTATACCGCGATCCGCGAAAATAATTTCCCTTTAGTTAAAAAAATAGTTGACCAGGGATTTCCTATTAAAACCATACTTCCGGGTGAAACAGCACCCGTACTGGCTGCCATCTGGAAAAAGAATATGCCTATGGTAGAATATATGGTGGATAAAGGAGCCGACATCACGACCAACAAAAACCTTGTAGATGCTGCGATTGAATATGGAAGCGGGGAAATTACGTTCTATCTTATCAAAAAAGGAGCCTATGCCAAAAATGCTTTGTACACAGCAATCTTTTATGAAAATTTTGCGATCGCAAAAGAATTATATCTGAACCATCAGCCACAGATCCTTAACCAGGAAGATCCTGGAAAACTTCTGTTATTGGCAGTGAAGAATAAGGATCTGGAATTCATCAAAAAACTTCCGCTAAAAGGAAAAAACCCACCATTGGATTTCTTTGATTATGATGGATATAACGCTTTATTGCTTGCTGTTGAAAAAAATGATACTGAAATTGCAAAATATCTTCTGTCTCAGGGTGCTGATAAAAAGTCTAGAATTACTTTTGAAACCGACAACGGTATGGTTTCCGGAAAAACAGCATTACAAATGGCTAAAGCCAATAAAAATGCAGAACTTATGAAGCTCTTGAAATAA
- a CDS encoding winged helix-turn-helix transcriptional regulator yields MEKQCETSYVNIGEKSYPCAVSFVMDLIGGRWKGVILCHLKNDDKRFGELKKELSFITETTLSLQLRQLERDGLITRTVFGTKPPVKVVYSLSDLGNSFIPLLDNINEWGKNILKNKITS; encoded by the coding sequence ATGGAAAAACAATGTGAAACTTCTTATGTCAATATTGGTGAAAAGTCTTATCCCTGTGCCGTAAGTTTTGTGATGGACCTTATTGGCGGGAGATGGAAAGGAGTCATTCTATGTCACTTAAAAAATGATGATAAACGGTTCGGAGAACTCAAAAAAGAGCTTTCTTTTATTACGGAGACCACCCTAAGCCTTCAATTGAGGCAGCTGGAAAGAGACGGATTAATCACGAGAACTGTTTTCGGAACAAAGCCTCCTGTAAAAGTTGTTTACAGCTTATCAGATTTAGGAAACTCATTTATTCCCCTGCTGGATAATATCAATGAATGGGGTAAAAATATCCTGAAAAATAAAATAACATCTTAA
- a CDS encoding DoxX family membrane protein, whose protein sequence is MKTRQDIAGFLLRITLAAGFLSAVASRLNLWGAQSSGWKNFVQYTADVNSFLPASWAPVIAVLSTTAELIIGILLLVGFQIRKTAVSASVLTLLFAIAMSISFGCKEPLDYSVLVFSAGAFLLSTCPHYPWSLEQLLH, encoded by the coding sequence ATGAAAACAAGACAGGACATCGCCGGATTTTTATTGAGAATAACCCTGGCAGCAGGTTTTTTATCAGCAGTAGCAAGCCGGCTGAATCTCTGGGGAGCACAATCTTCCGGATGGAAAAATTTTGTTCAGTATACTGCTGACGTCAATTCATTTTTACCTGCTTCCTGGGCCCCGGTAATTGCTGTACTATCTACAACTGCTGAATTAATCATTGGCATTTTACTTCTGGTAGGATTTCAGATTCGTAAAACAGCTGTATCCGCATCTGTTCTCACCTTACTCTTTGCTATAGCTATGAGCATTTCTTTCGGGTGTAAAGAACCTCTGGATTATTCTGTTTTGGTATTCAGTGCGGGAGCATTTTTACTGAGTACTTGTCCTCATTATCCATGGTCTTTAGAACAATTGTTACATTAA
- a CDS encoding cyclase family protein — translation MKTTIVDLTKPIQYNAGDPWFMKVKIRHKAHRKSHWLIRLALRLPSRLFPKNWTGWADDTIKNMGLHATTHIDAPWHYGPVVEGKPAKTIDQIPLEWCYGDGVVIDCSHKEDFVAITVDDLKKDLNKNGITIQEGNIVLIRTDRDQLMGTPDFVEKGTGMSREATEWLIDQGVKVMGIDQWGWDLPLKFMAKKAKELNDPEYFWEGHRVGIEKEYLHIEQLTNLKALPPAGFKICVFPLKIVGGSAAPARVVAMMNE, via the coding sequence ATGAAAACAACAATCGTTGACCTTACAAAACCTATTCAATACAATGCAGGAGATCCCTGGTTTATGAAGGTTAAGATCAGGCATAAAGCCCACCGCAAATCACATTGGCTGATACGTCTGGCGTTGAGACTTCCATCAAGACTTTTCCCTAAAAACTGGACGGGATGGGCCGATGATACAATTAAAAATATGGGGCTTCATGCTACTACTCATATTGATGCACCGTGGCATTACGGCCCTGTGGTAGAAGGAAAACCTGCTAAAACAATTGACCAGATTCCTTTAGAATGGTGTTATGGAGATGGTGTTGTGATAGATTGCAGTCATAAAGAAGATTTTGTAGCCATTACAGTTGATGATCTGAAAAAAGATCTTAACAAGAATGGGATCACCATTCAGGAAGGAAATATTGTTTTGATCAGAACTGATAGGGATCAATTGATGGGAACCCCTGATTTTGTAGAAAAAGGAACCGGAATGAGCCGTGAAGCTACCGAATGGCTGATCGATCAGGGAGTAAAAGTAATGGGAATAGATCAATGGGGTTGGGACCTTCCTCTTAAGTTTATGGCTAAAAAAGCAAAAGAACTGAATGATCCCGAATATTTCTGGGAAGGCCACCGCGTAGGAATAGAAAAAGAATATCTGCATATAGAACAGCTTACCAATCTTAAGGCTTTGCCACCTGCAGGGTTTAAAATCTGTGTATTTCCATTGAAGATTGTGGGCGGGTCTGCAGCTCCGGCAAGGGTAGTTGCCATGATGAATGAATAG
- a CDS encoding nucleoid-associated protein, with protein sequence MFSKIIVHRVGNKINGDTLTLSQEELKLEEGMAEMLEDYFLGSFKSEETFHFYSDTYLVNNPVYSAVSEIFEDKSKFIWESENIAKHLFEAAENPRVQSGELFIVLFEDESDRPDKVDKIGIFKTEKRESFLKINPAEETFDIEKDQGIGLSKIDKAALIYNNNKDTGYVLSVVDNNKNGDMYYWFEDFLKVKQRDDEYFHTQEALMVYKDYITKQLPQEFEVSKADQADFLNKSINFFKEKEEFKLDEFANEVLGDEHVIESFVNFKTDYEQDMQVNIAEEFPISEAAVKKTQRHFKSIIKLDKNFHIYIHGDRQKIEMGEDDKGKYYRLYFEKEV encoded by the coding sequence ATGTTTTCAAAAATCATAGTACACAGAGTCGGAAATAAGATCAACGGAGATACTCTAACGCTTTCCCAGGAGGAATTGAAGCTGGAGGAAGGAATGGCAGAGATGCTTGAAGATTACTTTTTAGGATCATTCAAGTCAGAAGAAACTTTTCATTTTTACAGTGACACGTATCTGGTGAACAACCCGGTTTACAGTGCCGTATCTGAAATCTTTGAAGATAAGTCTAAGTTTATCTGGGAGTCTGAGAATATTGCAAAACACCTTTTTGAAGCCGCAGAAAACCCTAGGGTTCAGAGTGGAGAGCTATTCATTGTTCTTTTTGAGGACGAAAGTGACCGTCCGGATAAAGTGGATAAGATCGGGATTTTTAAAACAGAGAAAAGAGAATCATTCCTGAAAATCAACCCTGCGGAAGAAACTTTTGATATTGAAAAAGATCAGGGGATCGGTTTATCTAAAATTGATAAGGCAGCTTTAATTTACAACAACAATAAAGATACAGGATATGTACTTTCCGTGGTTGACAACAATAAGAACGGAGATATGTACTATTGGTTCGAAGATTTCTTAAAAGTAAAACAACGCGATGATGAGTATTTCCACACGCAGGAAGCTTTGATGGTGTACAAAGATTACATCACGAAACAACTTCCACAGGAATTCGAGGTTTCCAAAGCTGACCAGGCAGATTTCCTTAATAAATCCATCAACTTCTTCAAAGAAAAAGAAGAGTTCAAATTAGATGAATTTGCCAATGAAGTATTGGGAGACGAGCATGTAATTGAAAGTTTTGTGAACTTTAAAACCGATTACGAACAGGACATGCAGGTGAATATTGCAGAAGAATTCCCAATAAGTGAAGCAGCGGTGAAAAAAACACAGAGACATTTTAAAAGTATTATCAAATTAGATAAAAACTTCCATATCTACATTCACGGAGACCGTCAGAAAATTGAAATGGGTGAAGATGATAAAGGAAAATACTACAGACTTTATTTCGAAAAAGAAGTGTAA
- a CDS encoding TonB-dependent receptor plug domain-containing protein, with protein MKKLILPIALASAVPAFAQQKTDTVRTRENTIEEVTIVASTRTTEKAENSPQKVEILGKEEMAEESGIKPAGIGSLIGDISGVQIQQSSPVSGNTNVRIQGLDGRYTQVLRNGMPLFDGFSGGLGLLSIPPLDLQQVELIKGSASTLYGGGAIGGLVNMISRKPTGKQELTALANYSTLDEKNLNFFASKKYSWIGYTFFGGVTHQNAQDVDKDGFSDIPQIRSLVIHPKLFFYPSENSTISLGWSGSFDKNLGGDMQVIKSNTDNIHQYFEQNKLQRNTYEIIYQQKLSDNSKIEFKNSLSNFNRKFSSNDNFLNAKQNSYFSELTYIRPMKNMSWVLGADFQGSKFTPQNFMHFQVPEFENNSFGLFIQNTLKLNKMTVETGIRNDFTNNYGSFFLPSIAAIYHFDEHWAARGGIGLGYKVPNALAPQMVDYSLENIQPVDMKTTRAEKSVGYNLEFNYKKKLNNGGALFINQAFFLTYINHPVIGRTDQNNQVSFINETSPVVSKGFDTYIKGDIDDWEFYLGYTFTIAKYTFLQDNQFIPLTPKHRFAMTTIKELEDGWKIGVEASFTGQQYRMDYTQTPSYLFMAAMVSKEIGKHITLVLNCENLLDYRQSRKESLYTGSISNPTFNPLWAPIDGRVVNLSLKWKL; from the coding sequence ATGAAAAAGCTCATCTTGCCAATTGCCCTGGCAAGCGCTGTACCGGCATTTGCCCAACAGAAAACTGATACTGTAAGAACCAGAGAAAACACTATTGAAGAAGTTACTATTGTTGCTTCTACCCGTACTACGGAAAAGGCAGAAAACTCTCCACAAAAAGTGGAAATACTGGGAAAGGAGGAAATGGCTGAGGAAAGCGGGATTAAACCGGCGGGTATCGGAAGCCTTATCGGGGATATCAGCGGGGTTCAGATCCAGCAGAGCAGTCCTGTATCAGGAAACACAAATGTCAGAATTCAGGGACTTGACGGGCGTTATACCCAGGTACTGCGGAACGGAATGCCTCTGTTTGACGGCTTCAGTGGCGGATTAGGCTTACTTAGCATTCCTCCTCTTGATTTACAGCAGGTTGAATTAATTAAAGGGTCTGCCTCTACACTCTATGGCGGCGGAGCCATTGGCGGATTGGTTAATATGATTTCAAGAAAACCCACAGGCAAACAGGAACTGACAGCTCTTGCTAATTATTCTACTCTGGATGAGAAAAATCTGAACTTTTTTGCTTCAAAAAAATACAGTTGGATAGGTTATACTTTCTTTGGGGGAGTTACCCACCAAAATGCACAGGATGTAGATAAAGATGGTTTTTCGGATATCCCACAAATCCGCTCCTTGGTTATTCATCCTAAATTATTCTTTTATCCCTCTGAAAATTCTACTATCAGCCTGGGTTGGAGCGGAAGTTTTGATAAAAACCTGGGAGGGGATATGCAGGTTATTAAAAGTAATACTGACAATATTCACCAATACTTTGAGCAAAATAAACTACAGCGCAATACCTATGAAATCATATATCAGCAAAAACTGAGTGATAATTCTAAAATTGAGTTTAAAAACAGCCTAAGCAACTTCAACAGAAAGTTCAGCAGTAATGATAATTTCCTGAATGCCAAGCAGAACAGTTATTTTTCAGAGCTTACTTATATCAGGCCTATGAAGAATATGAGCTGGGTGCTGGGTGCAGATTTTCAGGGAAGCAAATTTACTCCTCAAAACTTTATGCATTTCCAGGTTCCGGAATTTGAGAATAACAGTTTTGGATTATTTATCCAGAACACGCTGAAACTTAATAAAATGACTGTAGAAACAGGTATTCGTAATGATTTCACCAATAATTACGGCAGTTTCTTTCTTCCAAGTATTGCAGCTATTTATCACTTCGATGAACACTGGGCAGCAAGGGGCGGAATTGGATTAGGATATAAAGTACCGAATGCTCTGGCACCACAAATGGTAGATTATTCCCTGGAAAATATTCAGCCTGTTGATATGAAGACTACACGGGCTGAAAAATCTGTAGGATACAATCTGGAATTCAATTATAAAAAGAAGTTGAATAATGGAGGCGCATTATTTATCAATCAGGCTTTCTTTTTGACCTATATCAATCACCCTGTGATCGGACGTACAGATCAGAACAATCAGGTTTCCTTTATTAATGAGACCTCTCCCGTTGTATCAAAAGGTTTTGACACCTACATCAAAGGAGATATTGATGACTGGGAATTTTACTTAGGGTATACTTTTACTATAGCAAAATATACATTTCTTCAGGATAACCAGTTTATCCCATTGACTCCGAAACACAGATTTGCCATGACGACCATAAAGGAACTTGAAGATGGGTGGAAAATTGGAGTAGAGGCTTCTTTTACAGGCCAACAATACAGAATGGATTATACCCAAACTCCTTCTTACCTGTTTATGGCAGCCATGGTTTCTAAAGAGATAGGAAAACACATTACCCTTGTCCTTAACTGTGAGAACCTTTTAGATTACAGACAAAGCCGCAAAGAATCATTGTATACCGGCAGTATCAGCAATCCTACATTCAATCCTTTATGGGCTCCTATAGACGGAAGAGTGGTTAACCTGTCTTTAAAATGGAAACTGTAA
- a CDS encoding DUF7674 family protein gives MNYLQAVQEIKELFPDFETELNETQSPNSYSVIRTFTDRIKNMIRQNDINLLFTCLQKIDKIYLQGDTLLKNAIENTFIYSLDNFTAFCSKEYRQMIFSHISSDLKNSYSRQIYSHGI, from the coding sequence ATGAACTATTTACAGGCTGTACAGGAAATCAAAGAACTGTTTCCTGACTTTGAAACGGAATTGAATGAAACCCAAAGTCCCAATTCATACAGTGTGATCCGGACTTTCACGGACCGTATTAAAAATATGATCCGCCAGAATGACATTAATCTGCTGTTCACATGCTTACAGAAGATAGACAAAATATACCTTCAGGGGGATACGCTGTTAAAAAATGCCATAGAAAATACTTTTATTTACTCTCTGGACAATTTTACTGCATTTTGCAGCAAAGAATACCGTCAAATGATCTTCAGCCATATTTCTTCTGACCTGAAAAACAGCTATTCGAGACAAATTTACAGCCATGGTATATGA
- a CDS encoding cupin domain-containing protein, producing the protein MSTSINNYIVKTEQKEWQPLIEKGIHYEGIFVKSLKFDPEQNRSTTILLKFEPGASYPYHNHPAGEELFILEGDAVIAGGNLKKGDYLYTPPSFKHSVTSENGCIILFIVPEEVEIL; encoded by the coding sequence ATGAGCACTAGCATCAACAACTACATCGTAAAAACAGAACAAAAAGAATGGCAACCTCTCATTGAGAAAGGAATACACTATGAAGGTATTTTTGTAAAATCCTTAAAATTTGATCCGGAACAAAACAGGTCTACCACTATTCTTCTGAAATTTGAGCCGGGAGCCAGCTATCCTTATCACAATCATCCTGCCGGTGAAGAACTTTTCATCCTGGAAGGTGATGCAGTTATTGCAGGTGGAAACCTGAAGAAGGGAGATTATTTGTATACACCGCCCAGCTTCAAACATTCTGTTACCTCAGAAAATGGCTGTATTATTCTGTTTATCGTTCCGGAAGAAGTGGAAATTCTTTAA
- a CDS encoding DUF3291 domain-containing protein: MYQLAQINVARMIGVNIEDPVMKEFVEHVDSVNELAEESNGFVWRLKDEDNNATGFNPFNDEQVIINLSVWEDKESLEHFTYNTFHVDFVRRRREWFQKYGKAYYVLWWIKDGQYPSIEEALERLEYLQKNGPSDYAFNFQTAFEKPGVNTEY; the protein is encoded by the coding sequence ATGTATCAGTTAGCACAGATTAATGTAGCCAGGATGATTGGTGTGAATATTGAAGATCCGGTAATGAAGGAATTTGTAGAACATGTTGACTCCGTAAATGAGCTGGCAGAAGAAAGTAATGGTTTTGTCTGGAGATTAAAAGATGAAGACAATAACGCTACCGGCTTTAACCCGTTTAATGATGAGCAGGTTATCATTAATCTCTCAGTATGGGAGGATAAAGAATCATTAGAACACTTTACTTATAATACCTTTCATGTGGATTTTGTACGGAGAAGAAGAGAGTGGTTTCAAAAATATGGAAAAGCATACTATGTACTGTGGTGGATTAAAGATGGCCAATATCCAAGTATAGAAGAAGCTTTGGAAAGATTAGAATATCTTCAGAAGAACGGACCATCAGATTATGCCTTCAATTTTCAGACTGCATTTGAGAAGCCGGGAGTAAATACTGAATACTAA
- a CDS encoding helix-turn-helix domain-containing protein, with amino-acid sequence MEERNVIFHIRNQIIFITILSIGKLLKLFHFTIINFNLDALQCAINIFTIVFMTIYFLTIRNKESIIVPHDTLSHKKSNPNVTQEAFLQYEKIIDGFFSSSQEYIKPNFSITILSERTGIPKHHLSSFFNHYLEQNFNEYLAKHRIEYAIEMMANNHSLINMKIETIAFECGYNSTTTFNKWFKLFKNCLPNEFIRELRLAQKNNNHTL; translated from the coding sequence GTGGAAGAGAGAAATGTTATTTTTCATATCAGAAACCAGATTATCTTTATTACGATCCTGTCAATTGGTAAATTATTGAAATTATTTCACTTCACTATTATCAATTTTAATCTTGATGCCCTTCAGTGTGCTATTAATATTTTTACAATTGTCTTCATGACTATTTATTTTCTGACCATAAGAAATAAGGAAAGCATTATTGTACCACATGATACTCTATCTCATAAAAAAAGCAACCCTAATGTAACGCAGGAAGCGTTTCTGCAATATGAAAAAATAATTGACGGCTTCTTTTCCTCCAGCCAGGAATATATAAAACCGAATTTCTCAATAACAATCCTTTCTGAAAGGACAGGTATACCCAAACATCATTTAAGTTCTTTTTTCAATCATTATCTTGAGCAGAATTTCAATGAATATCTTGCCAAGCACAGAATAGAATATGCAATAGAAATGATGGCAAATAATCATTCTCTCATCAATATGAAAATCGAAACCATAGCCTTTGAATGTGGATATAATTCCACAACCACCTTCAATAAATGGTTCAAGCTATTTAAAAACTGCCTTCCCAATGAATTTATCAGAGAGCTTCGTCTTGCGCAGAAAAACAACAACCATACCTTATGA
- a CDS encoding succinate dehydrogenase/fumarate reductase iron-sulfur subunit, which yields MDLHLKIWRQKDRKSEGKLVSYDLKGLNSHMSFLEMLDTLNEKLIIEGDEPVEFDHDCREGICGQCGMMINGIAHGPLKNTTTCQLHLRSFKDGETILIEPFRAEAFPVKKDLKVDRSAFDRIISSGGFVSVNTGQAPDATAIPVTHQVAEEAFDSAACIGCGACVATCKNGSAALFTSAKISHMALLPQGKEERSKRVLDMVSRMDTELFGHCSNTEACEVECPQGISVLNIARMNFEYNRALFFNKKGK from the coding sequence ATGGATTTACACCTTAAGATATGGAGACAGAAGGACAGAAAAAGTGAGGGAAAACTGGTCAGCTATGACCTTAAAGGATTAAATTCCCACATGTCTTTCCTTGAAATGCTGGATACTTTAAATGAAAAGCTGATTATTGAGGGGGATGAACCGGTAGAATTCGATCACGACTGTCGTGAAGGGATATGTGGCCAGTGTGGCATGATGATTAATGGTATCGCTCACGGTCCTTTAAAAAATACCACAACCTGCCAGCTTCACCTGCGCTCATTCAAAGACGGGGAAACCATTCTGATAGAACCTTTCCGTGCAGAAGCATTCCCTGTGAAGAAAGATTTAAAGGTAGACCGTTCTGCTTTCGACAGAATTATTTCTTCCGGCGGCTTTGTATCAGTGAATACAGGTCAGGCTCCTGATGCTACAGCTATTCCGGTTACCCATCAGGTTGCCGAGGAAGCTTTTGATTCTGCTGCATGCATTGGATGTGGTGCATGTGTGGCCACCTGTAAAAACGGAAGTGCAGCTTTATTTACTTCTGCCAAAATATCCCATATGGCATTGTTGCCTCAGGGTAAAGAAGAAAGAAGTAAACGTGTTCTGGATATGGTTTCCCGGATGGATACTGAACTATTCGGGCACTGCTCCAATACAGAAGCCTGTGAAGTGGAATGCCCACAGGGAATCTCCGTCCTGAATATTGCCAGAATGAATTTTGAATACAACAGAGCCTTATTTTTTAATAAAAAAGGTAAATAA
- a CDS encoding SRPBCC family protein: MLNIYHSLLIGASREKVYHAISSQSGLSAWWTPHTKTSAEVNSIARFSFGPDYFKEMKIVKLTPFEEIQWHCIAGAHEWIGTDISFHLVSGDKETLRRMHPEMEGQIEQLVYDSGTLLIFHHKGWDTYSPMFAECNYTWGQFLRSLKLLCETGKGKPWPHQHRL; encoded by the coding sequence ATGCTGAATATTTATCATTCTTTACTGATTGGAGCTTCAAGGGAAAAAGTATATCACGCTATCAGCAGCCAGTCCGGATTATCTGCATGGTGGACGCCGCATACCAAAACCAGTGCTGAAGTAAATAGTATTGCCAGATTCTCCTTTGGCCCTGATTACTTTAAGGAAATGAAAATAGTAAAGCTTACTCCTTTTGAAGAAATTCAATGGCATTGTATTGCTGGTGCCCACGAATGGATAGGAACTGATATCTCTTTTCATCTTGTATCCGGAGACAAGGAAACGCTGCGCAGAATGCATCCGGAAATGGAAGGCCAGATTGAGCAATTGGTATACGACAGCGGTACTTTATTGATCTTTCATCATAAAGGCTGGGATACCTACTCACCTATGTTTGCAGAATGTAATTATACCTGGGGACAGTTTCTGAGAAGCCTGAAATTACTCTGCGAAACAGGAAAAGGCAAACCCTGGCCTCATCAGCACCGTTTATGA